A single window of Diachasmimorpha longicaudata isolate KC_UGA_2023 chromosome 12, iyDiaLong2, whole genome shotgun sequence DNA harbors:
- the LOC135167787 gene encoding protocadherin-like wing polarity protein stan yields MTRAIWMLTVACLLAGLAHVADSYLAVLSSTLAPGSLIFEAGIPRLGGRRKYEASSHTARFARKLLRVHPHNGQVTLARSLNCDGLQYPRLFTFHIDSTSQRLGRPNIDFYSLPLRILITGCGGENQDLAATKGWMAETLASFAMPTPDKLTEICLRASQLVASLQSFLPETVVKECETRWGGVADSRFLIEDAAGDLVSASEQCLVEPLWKIAVSMTLRCTTNHLADAEHRLKIIFHHQQLDDDDLGRRVRRELRNRSPFFEQGLYTVAVEEEKEPGELVTVVRARDPEGGPVHYSMISLLDARSSALFLLDATTGKVTTRSKLDRESVDVHYFKVMAVDDSFPPRTGTTTLQVNVLDANDHAPSFEWNEYEAPIRESVPLGSTVIAVKATDKDFGRNAEVEYSIVSTTGGGVTSLTEDSATFRIDPKSGVVTTRMSLDREKTEVYTVIINAVDQAPSPATRKSATTTLIVRVLDDNDNYPQFSERSYSTTISEDMDYTVNPVIARIRATDADAGANAAIRYAIIGGNTQNTFSIDSLSGDVTLVKPLDYETTDLYRIVVRAQDGGSPARSNTTQLLVHVQDVNDNAPRFFTSLLQETVSEGVPIGHSVVRVQAYDGDKGLNALIKYSIGARDFSGASTENFPIAVNPETGWIHTTKPLDRELNSRYQFTVIATDSGEPPKFGSATVVLTVTDINDNDPTFEPRNYETVVSEDDPPGTSVALVTASDPDEDAKIHYDITAGNTRGRFSITSQNGGGLITVAQPLDYKQEKRFVLTVTASDSGGRADTALVYVNVSDANNFAPIFENAPYSVSVFEDAPVGTTVLVVSATDSDVGQNAQVTYSLGTDGDGLEAAEFTINPQTGAITTTKALDRERASGYLLTVTAKDGGVPSLSDTTDVEISVTDVNDNAPVFDAGQYTGTILEDVLVGTSVVKVSATDADMELNGRVRYTLDDDGDGAFAIDSTTGIVRTAKQLDRESVARYTLKAMAVDRGIPALSSTVPIIIKIQDVNDSPPAFESDKLILYIPENSPVGSTVGEIYAHDPDEGPNAVVQYSIIGGEDANSFGLNSAQSADRIELVTLEELDYESAKKKFELFVRASSPPLRSDVLVQVMVTDVNDNAPVLKDFQIIFNNFKDFFPTTSIGRVPAFDADVTDKLTYNILAGNTANLISLNRTSGAIMLSPQLNTNVARVATMEVSVSDGVNEVKATMTMSIRLITDKMLHNSITVRLDDMTVEAFLSPLLNYFIDGLAAIIPCPRENIFIFSVQEDTDVQSKILNVSFSARKVEPGNSDEFYSPQYLQERVYLNRGILARLSTLIVLPFDDNLCVREPCLNYEECVTVLKFGNASGFASSDTVLFRPIYPVTTFSCECPRGFTGSKEAYLCDMEVNLCYSNPCTNGGTCQRKESGYTCVCGPNYTGTNCEVSLSSDTCSLGVCRGESQCVDRLGGGFSCERCSLSSQESANDFCELRARSFGPTTFLTFGSLKQRHRIHLRLSFATEAPEGLLLYNGRYNEKHDFIALEIVDSKVQFSFSLGDEITRARAEIPGGVADGQWHQVEIVYINRTVTVALDGCDVSLALRYGDRLGKKWACAGSAEQILEPRCTSFTETCHRFLDLTGPMQLGGLPAIPSDFQVHNKDFVGCIRDVYVDHKFLDLNSFVADNGTSLGCPEKKAFCDSMPCHNGGICREVWSGFICECEEGFAGPQCSDEVGKPWRFHGDGVLSFNPLLRPIQLPWVTALSLRTRATEAFVMIIQIGQNSSTVFSLKDGRLETTLDGVDIIRTPTPINDGKWHRFEIIWQTGHVSLDIDYRNRPTISPLPAKLQGLYVGRILLGGADQTLSIEQPFFDGCIQDLRVGTNQSILQRPTGLENIGTGCIADDECTVTCPEEASCVTRWQSSECVCKAGRVGEQCEAICDVNPCHSDSGQCVEDTGMRKGYKCECNSEEYSGEYCEVRVDQPCPATWWGSPVCGPCHCDESKGYNPSCNKTTGECYCKENHYQPPGQEECIPCECYATGSYGPRCHTETGQCRCRTGVIGRACTDCPNPYAEVTLRGCEVVYDGCPRSYSQGLWWPRTKFGLNAVEDCPGTAEGKSSRSCDDKLGGWQPPDLFNCTSEAFIEIRYQLGALENGDLALSRDVAVKMARDLHKAVNITKSMYGADVLVAESLFINLLRYEESLADLHLTHNQDKDYVPHLVAIAGAILSKRHLANWERIYSLNGDGPDKILDALARYLKIVTGSQHNTFTDPFEVVDPNVVMGLDTVTSESLFGYEAMEYKEDKSLSTVRPSEADKRVILPDTSSFMSSPAHLGPYISFPKYNNYMADPNRFDPHSKIRVPLSLLGIKPVAQGEVNDVEPDDTQKAVLSYVQYRELGAILPKRFDDSVTVRWGVEVAVGSPVVTVSVLVPSENGSKALSGSSLRSPVQIQLWIIEDDGMKLRANPQCVHWSTARGIGEWSRIGCTTEAEEVDSSGRQMVNCSCQGVILQVRNLQLATFAVLTDVLDLEYVPEPSLLEDVTSYSSFLLALPLLLAALLILALIRGGGTNSNSIHKNLVFCVLLGELLYLVALKARGPLVANEFPCKLTAIGLHYMWLCAFAWTLVDSIHLYRMLTEMRDVNHGQMRFYYTVGYAMPAIIVGLTIGVRADQYGNFYFCWLSIYETVVWALIGPICVAVLLNFCILMMSVKAAFTLKEHIMGFGNLRTLLWLSVASLPLLGTTWTLAVLNASENSPMLSYLLSVAVLVHAAFSLIGYCFINGRVRRNLYLSLLKCVGKKAPLLEASVANGSSSQNVNGQSRSALAYASYSGTDACRRVHVGVSTSSTTSRSTNKTGSSPYRSDTHLRHTSTSTSNYNSDRDQYVSRAHHSNLHVHQENPEPRGARRDSESDSDGSQGGGGRSLDLASSHSSDDDEVTSRSHKNMGVSNQQPVSRSYLPNIHPTSGDHLNIICSNSELFPNIKPMYAPRWSSQLPEAYLPTNVDIRGSQWSGGTISDNEMASNKTSSPNPLPYPDINSPQKLEENCSEGEEKPHHIGEKYLFPYTAEEDHTISPTPYMLSMSSRILGSSLSHHSQGSHHDNHSGSERYGSLKRGTSLHGSHHDNLSGSERYGSLKRGKITANVLDAPEYILPMGGRMLATSLSHDLHHSGELAALRAQQHQQHQPHYGQTITETEKDTNAETPV; encoded by the exons ATGACGAGGGCAATATGGATGCTCACCGTGGCGTGTTTGCTGGCGGGTCTGGCTCACGTTGCGGACTCTTACCTGGCAGTATTGTCCTCGACCCTGGCCCCAGGTTCCCTCATCTTCGAGGCTGGTATACCACGACTTGGGGGACGTAGAAAATACGAGGCGTCATCCCATACCGCTCGTTTTGCCCGAAAACTTCTTCGCGTTCATCCTCATAATGGCCAGGTAACCCTGGCGCGCTCCCTCAACTGCGATGGCCTTCAATATCCTCGTCTCTTCACCTTTCACATTGACTCAACGAGCCAACGACTTGGCCGGCCCAACATTGACTTCTACAGTCTACCCCTGAGAATTTTGATAACAGGATGTGGGGGTGAAAATCAAGATCTTGCAGCGACAAAGGGCTGGATGGCAGAGACTCTTGCATCCTTTGCGATGCCAACTCCGGATAAACTCACGGAGATATGTCTACGTGCATCTCAACTAGTTGCATCCCTCCAGAGCTTCCTCCCTGAGACAGTTGTGAAGGAGTGCGAAACGAGATGGGGCGGAGTCGCGGACTCTAGATTTTTGATAGAAGATGCAGCTGGTGATCTGGTGTCCGCATCCGAGCAGTGCTTGGTGGAGCCTTTGTGGAAGATCGCGGTCTCGATGACCCTACGTTGCACCACAAATCATCTGGCAGATGCTGAGCATCGGCTGAAGATAATATTCCATCATCAGCAGCTGGATGATGATGATCTGGGACGAAGAGTCCGTCGAGAGCTGCGCAATCGCTCACCCTTTTTCGAACAGGGTCTGTACACAGTCGCTGTGGAGGAGGAAAAGGAACCTGGTGAATTGGTCACTGTGGTGCGTGCTAGGGACCCAGAGGGTGGCCCTGTTCATTACTCCATGATATCACTTCTCGATGCTCGGTCTAGTGCCCTTTTTCTTCTTGATGCTACCACTGGAAAAGTGACGACACGATCAAAACTCGATCGAGAAAGTGTTGATGTGCATTATTTCAAAGTCATGGCTGTTGATGATTCCTTTCCACCGAGAACCGGCACGACAACTCTCCAGGTCAATGTTCTGGATGCTAATGATCATGCACCGAGCTTTGAGTGGAATGAGTATGAAGCGCCGATCAGGGAGAGTGTGCCATTAGGATCTACTGTTATTGCGGTTAAAGCGACTGATAAGGATTTTGGAAGAAATGCAGAGGTTGAGTACTCCATAGTGTCCACCACTGGTGGTGGTGTTACATCATTGACAGAGGACTCTGCGACATTTAGAATAGATCCAAAATCGGGGGTTGTCACTACTAGAATGTCCCTGGACAGGGAGAAAACTGAAGTTTATACTGTGATCATCAATGCAGTTGATCAGGCGCCATCACCCGCCACCAGAAAATCCGCCACCACAACTCTCATCGTACGTGTCCTGGATGACAATGACAACTATCCCCAGTTCTCTGAGAGATCCTATTCCACGACAATCTCCGAGGATATGGATTACACCGTGAATCCAGTGATTGCCAGAATTCGGGCGACAGATGCTGATGCTGGTGCCAATGCAGCGATAAGATACGCGATTATAGGTGGAAACACTCAGAACACCTTCTCCATAGACTCTTTAAGTGGTGACGTGACTCTTGTGAAACCACTGGACTATGAAACAACGGATTTGTATAGAATTGTTGTTAGGGCACAAGATGGTGGCTCACCAGCGAGATCAAATACAACACAATTGCTCGTTCATGTTCAAGATGTGAATGACAATGCACCGAGATTCTTCACAAGTTTACTCCAGGAGACAGTGTCTGAGGGTGTGCCAATTGGCCATTCAGTTGTTAGAGTACAAGCGTATGATGGTGATAAGGGACTGAACgcattgataaaatattcaatagggGCGAGAGACTTCTCTGGTGCATCAACCGAGAATTTTCCCATCGCTGTGAACCCTGAGACCGGATGGATTCACACGACAAAGCCGTTGGATCGTGAGCTAAATTCTCGGTATCAATTTACTGTCATTGCAACAGACTCTGGGGAACCACCAAAATTTGGAAGTGCAACTGTTGTCCTCACGGTCACTGATATCAATGATAATGATCCAACATTTGAGCCCAGGAATTATGAAACTGTTGTCTCGGAGGATGATCCACCTGGGACTTCTGTGGCACTTGTCACGGCTAGTGATCCTGATGAAGATGCCAAGATTCATTATGATATCACTGCTGGTAATACTAGAGGAAGGTTCTCCATTACATCGCAAAATGGTGGGGGATTGATTACGGTTGCTCAACCGCTTGATTACAAACAGGAGAAGAGATTTGTATTGACAGTCACGGCTTCTGATTCTGGTGGACGTGCTGATACTGCATTGGTTTATGTTAATGTATCAGATGCCAATAACTTTGCACCGATATTTGAGAATGCACCGTACTCGGTTTCGGTGTTTGAGGATGCACCGGTGGGAACTACTGTTCTTGTGGTCAGTGCTACGGATTCCGATGTTGGACAAAATGCTCAGGTGACGTACAGTTTGGGGACCGATGGAGATGGGTTGGAGGCAGCTGAATTCACGATTAATCCCCAGACTGGGGCAATTACCACTACTAAAGCCCTGGACAGGGAGAGGGCCTCTGGGTATCTTCTCACTGTCACTGCTAAGGACGGAGGGGTACCATCTTTGTCTGATACTACGGATGTTGAGATCTCGGTCACTGATGTCAATGATAATGCACCCGTTTTCGATGCTGGACAGTACACCGGGACTATTCTTGAGGATGTTCTTGTTGGGACGAGCGTTGTCAAGGTCTCCGCGACAGACGCTGATATGGAGCTGAATGGGAGGGTGAG GTACACTCTCGACGATGATGGGGATGGAGCCTTCGCGATTGACTCCACTACGGGTATCGTCAGAACGGCAAAACAACTGGACCGTGAATCAGTGGCGCGGTATACCCTGAAGGCAATGGCAGTTGACCGAGGGATTCCCGCCCTCTCCTCGACAGTCCCCATAATAATCAAGATCCAGGATGTCAACGACTCGCCCCCTGCCTTCGAGAGTGACAAATTGATTCTGTATATTCCGGAGAACTCACCAGTGGGCTCGACTGTCGGTGAGATTTACGCCCACGACCCGGATGAGGGCCCCAACGCAGTCGTTCAGTATTCGATAATCGGGGGTGAGGATGCCAACAGTTTCGGATTAAATTCCGCCCAAAGTGCCGATCGCATCGAGCTGGTGACCCTCGAGGAGCTCGACTACGAGTCAGCGAAGAAAAAATTCGAGCTTTTCGTCCGAGCTTCCTCACCACCCCTGCGCTCAGATGTTCTCGTCCAGGTGATGGTAACGGATGTGAATGACAATGCTCCTGTCCTCAAGGACTTTCAGATCATTTTTAATAACTTCAAGGACTTTTTCCCCACGACCTCCATCGGCCGAGTGCCGGCTTTCGATGCCGACGTTACTGACAAGTTAACGTATAACATTTTGGCTGGGAATACAGCCAATTTAATATCCCTAAATCGAACATCTGGTGCGATAATGTTATCACCTCAGTTGAATACAAATGTAGCACGAGTGGCGACGATGGAGGTGTCAGTATCCGATGGTGTTAACGAGGTTAAAGCAACCATGACAATGTCCATCAGACTTATAACTGACAAGATGTTACACAACTCGATAACCGTGAGACTCGATGACATGACAGTCGAGGCCTTTCTGAGTCCCctcttgaattattttattgatggtCTCGCTGCCATAATCCCCTGTCCACGTGAGAACATCTTCATTTTCAGTGTTCAGGAGGACACTGATGTGCagtcaaaaattttgaatgtcaGTTTTTCAGCGAGAAAAGTCGAGCCAGGAAATAGCGATGAATTTTACAGTCCTCAGTATCTCCAAGAGAGGGTCTACCTCAATCGAGGTATCTTAGCAAGACTTTCTACCCTTATTGTCCTCCCCTTTGATGACAATCTCTGTGTGAGGGAGCCCTGTCTCAATTACGAGGAATGCGTAACTGTCCTGAAGTTTGGAAATGCCTCGGGCTTTGCCAGCAGCGATACCGTTTTATTCAGACCTATTTATCCTGTGACAACGTTCTCCTGCGAGTGCCCGAGGGGTTTTACTGGTAGTAAGGAGGCTTATCTCTGTGATATGGAGGTGAATCTCTGTTACTCGAACCCCTGCACCAACGGTGGCACCTGCCAGAGAAAGGAGAGTGGATACACCTGCGTCTGTGGGCCGAATTATACCGGAACTAATTGCGAGGTGTCTCTCAGCAGTGACACCTGCTCATTGGGGGTGTGCAGGGGAGAGTCACAGTGTGTTGATCGTCTTGGTGGTGGTTTTAGCTGTGAAAGGTGTTCGTTGTCGTCCCAGGAGAGTGCCAATGATTTTTGTGAGTTGAGGGCTAGATCCTTTGGTCCAACGACTTTCCTCACTTTTGGATCGTTGAAGCAGAGGCACAGAATCCACCTGAGGCTCTCCTTCGCGACTGAAGCACCTGAGGGCCTTCTCCTCTACAATGGAAGGTACAACGAGAAACATGACTTCATAGCTTTGGAGATTGTCGACTCAAAGGTCCAGTTTAGCTTCTCCCTCGGGGATGAGATCACCAGGGCTCGGGCTGAGATACCAGGAGGCGTTGCTGATGGCCAGTGGCACCAGGTGGAGATCGTTTATATCAACAGGACCGTCACTGTTGCTCTTGATGGGTGTGATGTGTCTTTGGCACTGAGGTATGGTGACAGACTGGGGAAAAAGTGGGCGTGTGCTGGATCTGCTGAACAAATTCTTGAGCCACGATGCACTTCCTTCACCGAGACTTGTCACAGATTCCTGGATCTCACTGGGCCGATGCAGCTCGGTGGACTTCCAGCAATTCCCTCGGACTTTCAGGTTCATAATAAGGACTTTGTCGGCTGTATTCGCGATGTTTATGTGGATCACAAGTTCCTGGATTTAAATTCTTTCGTTGCTGACAATGGAACGAGTCTGGGGTGTCCTGAGAAGAAGGCGTTCTGTGACTCAATGCCCTGTCACAATGGTGGCATATGCAGGGAAGTCTGGTCTGGATTTATATGCGAGTGTGAGGAGGGCTTTGCTGGCCCCCAGTGCAGCGATGAGGTGGGAAAACCATGGAGATTTCATGGTGACGGTGTCCTGAGTTTTAATCCTCTGTTGAGGCCCATTCAACTCCCCTGGGTTACTGCCCTTAGCCTCAGGACCAGGGCCACCGAGGCTTTTGTCATGATCATTCAGATCGGCCAGAATAGCTCTACCGTGTTCTCCCTGAAGGACGGTAGATTGGAGACAACCCTGGATGGGGTTGATATCATCAGAACACCCACTCCTATCAATGATGGAAAGTGGCACAGATTCGAGATCATCTGGCAAACTGGACATGTATCATTGGACATCGATTACAGGAATAGGCCCACGATCTCTCCACTACCAGCTAAACTACAGGGGCTCTATGTGGGGAGAATCCTCCTGGGAGGGGCTGATCAAACCCTCAGTATTGAACAGCCCTTCTTCGATGGATGCATTCAAGATCTGAGAGTTGGAACTAATCAGTCTATTCTTCAACGACCCACTGGCCTGGAGAATATCGGCACTGGCTGTATTGCTGATGATGAGTGCACTGTTACGTGTCCTGAAGAGGCCAGTTGTGTTACTAGATGGCAGTCCTCTGAGTGCGTCTGCAAAGCTGGAAGGGTCGGTGAACAGTGCGAGGCAATTTGTGATGTTAATCCTTGTCACAGTGACTCTGGTCAGTGTGTCGAGGATACCGGGATGCGGAAGGGATACAAATGCGAGTGCAACAGCGAGGAGTATTCTGGGGAGTACTGTGAAGTCAGGGTGGATCAGCCCTGTCCGGCTACCTGGTGGGGATCACCCGTTTGTGGCCCTTGTCACTGTGACGAGTCGAAGGGGTATAATCCTTCGTGTAATAAGACCACGGGGGAGTGCTATTGTAAGGAAAATCATTATCAGCCACCTGGGCAGGAGGAGTGCATCCCCTGCGAGTGCTATGCTACTGGTAGCTATGGACCCAGGTGTCATACTGAGACAG GTCAATGTCGATGCAGAACTGGAGTAATTGGCAGAGCCTGCACCGACTGCCCGAATCCCTACGCAGAGGTGACCCTCCGAGGGTGTGAAGTTGTCTACGACGGCTGTCCCAGGTCCTATTCACAGGGCCTCTGGTGGCCACGCACTAAATTCGGTCTGAATGCCGTTGAGGACTGTCCAGGTACAGCCGAGGGTAAGTCCTCGCGCTCCTGTGATGACAAACTCGGTGGCTGGCAGCCCCCAGACCTCTTCAACTGCACTTCCGAGGCCTTCATCGAAATTCGTTATCAACTTGGTGCTCTTGAGAATGGAGATCTAGCTCTGAGTCGAGATGTGGCTGTTAAAATGGCAAGAGACCTTCACAAAGCTGTGAATATCACAAAGTCTATGTACGGTGCTGACGTTCTAGTCGCTGAATCCTTGTTCATAAATTTACTGAGGTACGAGGAGAGCCTGGCTgatctccatctcactcacaATCAGGATAAGGATTATGTGCCTCATCTCGTGGCTATTGCTGGGGCTATTCTCAGCAAGAGACACTTGGCCAATTGGGAGAGAATTTATTCCCTGAATGGAGATGGTCCGGATAAAATTCTGGATGCACTTGCCAGGTATTTGAAGATCGTGACAGGATCCCAACATAATACCTTTACCGATCCCTTTGAAGTTGTGGATCCCAATGTCGTTATGGGGCTGGATACTGTGACATCCGAGAGCCTTTTTGGGTATGAGGCGATGGAGTACAAGGAAGACAAGTCCTTGTCGACAGTGAGACCCTCAGAGGCTGATAAACGAGTTATCCTCCCTGATACCTCGTCCTTCATGTCGAGCCCAGCTCATCTGGGGCCCTACATCAGCTTTCCCAAGTACAATAACTACATGGCCGACCCCAACAGGTTCGATCCTCACTCGAAGATCAGGGTGCCCTTGAGTTTACTGGGCATCAAGCCTGTGGCTCAGGGAGAGGTCAATGATGTCGAGCCTGATGACACTCAGAAAGCTGTACTGAGTTATGTTCAGTACAGGGAGCTGGGGGCGATACTTCCTAAACGGTTCGACGACTCGGTGACTGTCAGGTGGGGAGTTGAGGTCGCTGTGGGGTCACCAGTGGTGACCGTGTCTGTCTTGGTGCCTTCGGAGAATGGATCTAAGGCGTTGTCGGGTTCTTCCCTGAGATCCCCGGTGCAAATTCAACTCTGGATCATTGAGGACGATGGCATGAAGCTCCGGGCGAATCCCCAGTGCGTCCACTGGAGCACAGCCCGAGGAATTGGTGAGTGGAGTAGAATTGGATGTACAACTGAAGCTGAAGAAGTTGATTCCTCGGGCCGGCAGATGGTTAATTGCTCCTGCCAGGGTGTCATCCTTCAAGTTAGAAACCTTCAGCTGGCCACCTTCGCCGTTCTTACTGATGTCCTGGACCTGGAGTACGTCCCAGAGCCCTCGCTCCTCGAGGACGTCACCAGCTACAGTTCATTTTTACTAGCCCTTCCTCTACTCCTCGCCGCTCTGTTGATCCTTGCACTGATCCGGGGAGGAGGTACCAACTCCAACAGTATACACAAGAATCTCGTGTTCTGTGTTTTACTCGGGGAACTACTGTACCTGGTGGCGTTGAAGGCTAGAGGTCCACTGGTCGCCAACGAATTTCCGTGTAAATTGACAGCTATTGGGCTGCATTATATGTGGCTATGCGCCTTCGCCTGGACTCTAGTCGACTCAATCCATCTTTATCGAATGCTGACGGAGATGAGGGATGTCAATCATGGGCAAATGAGGTTCTATTACACCGTGGGTTATGCAATGCCAGCCATAATAGTGGGCCTTACAATTGGAGTGAGAGCTGACCAGTACGGAAATTTCTACTTCTGCTGGTTATCAATTTACGAGACAGTCGTCTGGGCCCTCATCGGTCCCATTTGCGTTGCTGTTCTCCTCAATTTCTGTATTCTAATGATGTCCGTAAAGGCGGCCTTCACCCTGAAGGAGCACATCATGGGATTTGGAAACCTGAGGACTCTGCTGTGGCTCTCAGTGGCTTCTCTACCGCTGCTGGGCACCACCTGGACCCTGGCAGTACTGAACGCCTCCGAGAATTCACCTATGCTCTCGTACCTTCTGAGTGTAGCTGTATTGGTGCACGCAGCGTTCAGCCTCATTGGCTACTGCTTTATCAATGGAAGAGTCCGGAGAAATTTGTACCTGAGCCTGTTGAAGTGCGTGGGGAAGAAGGCACCTCTGCTCGAGGCAAGTGTTGCCAATGGCAGTAGTAGCCAGAATGTTAATGGCCAGTCAAGATCGGCGTTGGCTTATGCCTCTTATTCGGGGACTGACGCCTGCAGGAGGGTCCACGTGGGGGTATCTACCAGCAGCACGACATCCAGGAGCACTAATAAGACTGGGTCGAGCCCTTACAGGAGTGACACACATCTGAGACACACTAGCACGAGCACTAGCAATTATAATAGCGATCGGGATCAATATGTGTCGAGGGCTCATCACAGCAATCTTCATGTTCATCAAGAAAATCCCGAGCCCCGAGGAGCTCGAAGGGACTCAGAGTCTGATTCAGATGGGTCCCAAGGGGGTGGAGGTAGAAGCCTTGACCTGGCGAGCTCTCACAGTTCAGACGACGACGAGGTGACCTCAAGATCCCACAAGAACATGGGTGTCTCTAACCAGCAGCCAGTCTCCCGCAGCTATCTCCCCAACATTCACCCCACCTCTGGCGATCACTTGAACATCATATGCTCTAACTCAGAGCTCTTCCCCAACATAAAACCCATGTACGCCCCTCGCTGGAGCTCCCAGTTGCCCGAAGCCTATCTACCAACGAATGTCGACATCAGGGGAAGTCAGTGGTCTGGCGGCACCATTTCAGATAACGAAATGGCGTCCAACAAAACCTCCAGCCCCAATCCCCTTCCCTACCCTGATATTAATTCACCCCAGAAGCTGGAAGAGAACTGTTCTGAGGGAGAGGAGAAGCCTCATCACATCGGGGAGAAGTATCTGTTCCCATACACTGCTGAAGAGGACCACACCATCTCCCCGACTCCTTACATGCTCTCCATGAGCTCCAGAATCCTCGGATCTAGCCTCAGCCATCACTCCCAGGGTTCCCATCATGATAATCACAGTGGATCAGAGAGGTATGGGAGCCTCAAGAGGGGCACAAGTCTCCATGGCTCCCATCATGATAATTTGAGCGGCTCCGAGAGGTATGGCAGTCTCAAGAGAGGCAAAATCACTGCCAATGTCCTCGATGCACCCGAGTACATCTTGCCTATGGGAGGCAGAATGCTCGCAACATCTCTCAGTCATGATCTTCATCACAGTGGTGAACTTGCTGCACTCAGGGCACAGCAGCATCAGCAGCATCAGCCACATTATGGGCAGACAATCACTGAGACCGA gAAGGATACTAACGCCGAGACACCGGTTTGA